One stretch of Thermodesulfobacteriota bacterium DNA includes these proteins:
- the rph gene encoding ribonuclease PH yields MRPDKRKWNEIRPLRITRGNMKYAEGEVFIEMGDTKVLCSASVEEGVPNFLKGTGTGWITTEYSMLPRATKTRTIRDSVRGRVGGRSQEIQRIIGRSIRAVVDLNKLGERSIILDCDVVQADGGTRTASINGAFVALTYAIFHLLKQGLISENPINDFMAAVSVGLLNSKPILDLCYEEDSIAEVDMNIVMTGSGEIVEIQGTAEKGPFSKEQLDIMLNLAGKGIKRIITRQKEVISQ; encoded by the coding sequence ATGCGGCCAGATAAAAGAAAGTGGAATGAAATAAGGCCCTTAAGAATAACTAGAGGAAATATGAAGTACGCAGAAGGTGAGGTATTTATCGAAATGGGAGATACAAAGGTGTTGTGTTCGGCATCTGTAGAGGAAGGGGTTCCAAATTTTCTCAAAGGAACGGGTACCGGGTGGATAACTACCGAATACTCGATGTTGCCTAGAGCCACAAAAACGAGGACAATCCGGGATTCTGTTAGGGGCAGGGTGGGTGGTAGATCACAGGAGATTCAGAGGATAATAGGAAGGTCGATCAGAGCGGTCGTAGATCTTAATAAGCTCGGAGAAAGATCGATTATACTCGATTGCGACGTGGTTCAGGCTGACGGCGGAACACGAACTGCTTCGATAAACGGTGCCTTTGTTGCTCTCACATATGCAATTTTTCATTTATTAAAACAGGGTCTCATAAGTGAAAACCCAATTAATGATTTTATGGCTGCCGTAAGTGTGGGTTTGCTGAATAGTAAACCTATACTAGATCTTTGCTATGAGGAAGATTCAATTGCTGAGGTAGATATGAATATCGTAATGACTGGCTCGGGGGAAATAGTCGAGATTCAGGGTACAGCAGAAAAAGGCCCATTTAGCAAAGAGCAGTTGGATATAATGTTGAATCTTGCAGGAAAGGGTATTAAAAGGATCATTACAAGACAGAAAGAGGTTATTTCTCAGTAG
- a CDS encoding XTP/dITP diphosphatase — protein sequence MLDEVILASRNAGKIKEFKILLRGLVKKMSSLCELDSVSDIIENGNTYSENALKKARHISILTNKICLADDSGLEVDALEGKPGIFSSRFAGDRSSDEENIGKLLSELVNKPNRKAWFVCSLALVFPDGRQAIAEGKCEGMILHKPRGTGGFGYDPVFFLSDLNKTMAELTLDEKNQISHRAQAVRELKKLLCT from the coding sequence ATGCTGGATGAGGTCATACTTGCATCTAGAAACGCAGGAAAGATCAAAGAATTCAAAATACTACTAAGAGGCCTCGTGAAGAAAATGTCCTCATTGTGTGAGTTGGATTCTGTATCCGATATAATCGAAAATGGGAACACATACTCGGAGAATGCCCTTAAGAAAGCGCGTCATATAAGTATACTCACGAATAAAATATGTCTGGCCGATGATTCCGGACTTGAAGTCGACGCCCTTGAGGGTAAGCCGGGGATTTTTTCGTCAAGATTTGCAGGAGACAGATCAAGCGATGAAGAAAACATTGGGAAACTGCTCTCGGAACTGGTCAATAAACCCAATAGAAAGGCCTGGTTCGTATGTAGCCTTGCTCTGGTGTTCCCAGATGGAAGACAGGCGATAGCTGAAGGCAAGTGCGAAGGAATGATTCTTCATAAGCCTAGAGGCACTGGCGGGTTTGGCTACGATCCTGTCTTCTTCTTATCAGATTTAAATAAAACCATGGCTGAACTCACCTTAGATGAAAAAAATCAGATAAGCCACAGGGCTCAGGCTGTAAGAGAACTCAAGAAGCTTTTATGTACATAG
- a CDS encoding CTP synthase has translation MKKTKFIFVTGGVMSSLGKGLAAASIGALLESRGLRVTLQKLDPYLNIDPGTMNPLQHGEVYVTDDGAETDLDLGHYQRFTHANLTRKNNFTSGQIYYSVITKEREGKYLGATVQVIPHITDEIKSSILDIAIDVDVVIVEIGGTVGDIESLPFLEAVRQLRADLGRENTLFVHLTYVPFVAPAGELKTKPTQHSVKDLLQIGIQPDVLLCRTDRFLPNVIKEKIALFCNVKIQAVITAKDVDTIYEVPLIFHREGLDEIIVESLNMWTRKPDIKRWKEIVEKLKNPKSDVTIGVVGKYVSHNDSYKSLHEALSHSGIANDSRVNIKYVDSEEIESNGTESLLRDVHGILVPGGFGMRGFEGKIQAVTFARERRVPFFGICLGMQMAIVEYARNICGLAGAHTIEFAPDTPFPVVDLMEQQKSIRDKGGTMRLGAYLCSLKSGTLAHSAYQTDEISERHRHRYEVNNEYREIFEKNGMVLSGLSPDGKLVEIIELHNHPWFVGCQFHPEFKSTPINPSPLFRDFVRVALEYKSSLSF, from the coding sequence ATGAAAAAGACCAAATTTATTTTTGTGACTGGCGGTGTGATGTCCTCCCTTGGGAAAGGTCTCGCAGCAGCGTCGATTGGTGCTCTTCTTGAAAGTCGTGGATTGAGGGTAACACTTCAAAAACTTGATCCTTATCTGAACATCGATCCGGGTACCATGAATCCGTTACAACATGGCGAAGTTTATGTTACCGATGACGGTGCAGAAACAGATTTAGACCTTGGACACTATCAGCGTTTTACTCATGCAAATCTCACAAGGAAGAACAATTTTACTTCTGGGCAGATATATTATTCTGTAATCACCAAGGAAAGGGAAGGGAAATATCTAGGTGCTACCGTTCAGGTAATTCCACATATAACAGATGAAATAAAATCTAGTATACTGGATATAGCAATAGATGTCGATGTTGTAATTGTAGAAATTGGAGGAACAGTAGGAGACATAGAAAGTCTCCCGTTTCTTGAAGCCGTCAGGCAGTTAAGGGCTGACCTGGGACGGGAGAATACACTCTTTGTTCATCTTACGTATGTGCCTTTTGTCGCTCCAGCGGGAGAACTGAAGACCAAGCCAACGCAGCATAGTGTAAAGGACTTGCTTCAGATTGGAATTCAGCCGGATGTCCTTCTCTGCAGAACCGATAGATTTCTTCCAAACGTTATAAAAGAAAAGATAGCCCTCTTTTGCAATGTAAAGATTCAAGCTGTCATAACTGCAAAAGATGTTGATACGATTTACGAGGTCCCCTTAATTTTTCACAGGGAAGGACTTGATGAAATAATAGTTGAGTCGTTGAATATGTGGACCAGAAAGCCAGATATTAAAAGATGGAAGGAGATAGTTGAAAAACTCAAAAACCCGAAGTCCGATGTTACGATCGGGGTTGTAGGTAAATATGTAAGTCATAATGATTCTTATAAGAGTCTGCATGAGGCATTATCGCACAGTGGTATAGCAAATGATTCACGAGTGAATATTAAATATGTGGACTCTGAGGAAATAGAATCAAATGGAACCGAATCGTTGCTTCGTGACGTGCATGGAATTTTGGTTCCTGGGGGATTCGGTATGAGGGGCTTCGAAGGTAAAATTCAGGCAGTGACGTTTGCCAGAGAACGCAGGGTGCCCTTTTTCGGAATTTGTCTAGGTATGCAGATGGCGATAGTTGAATATGCAAGAAATATATGTGGGCTGGCTGGTGCCCATACGATAGAATTTGCTCCTGATACACCATTCCCGGTGGTCGACCTCATGGAACAACAAAAGTCTATAAGAGATAAAGGTGGTACCATGAGGCTTGGTGCTTACCTTTGCTCGTTAAAATCAGGGACACTGGCACACAGCGCTTACCAGACGGATGAGATATCTGAACGTCATAGACACAGGTACGAAGTTAATAATGAATACCGGGAAATTTTTGAGAAAAATGGTATGGTTCTTAGTGGTCTTTCCCCGGATGGAAAATTAGTGGAAATAATAGAGTTACACAACCACCCTTGGTTTGTGGGATGTCAGTTTCACCCAGAATTCAAGTCTACACCAATAAATCCAAGCCCCCTCTTTAGAGATTTTGTAAGGGTTGCATTAGAGTATAAATCCTCACTTTCTTTTTAA
- a CDS encoding RNB domain-containing ribonuclease, whose translation MIRKMPVVNEVIIFRKRKDLSLGLARKNVAEKLSVLTEDGNELDLDMKRVVLSTGIKCENESSLSEKKLRLRAIRKQLDDHKATVDLRTLWEFVYESSNPLTLEEIIHIYFGESNSGNIGDDEVLLLFWALEKDDIYFSNNDSGGYTPRTAGEVEDTVQRKETEKKKLVEREVAVKWARSIIKGLDGERAEPKYIERYLELIKGYVVYLDRYEKSADAKSFLSEIGIRSIEDAVEFLIKAGKWNEDEDPLIERLGLKSGFSERIADEVSAIINHNTGFEGREDLTSLETFTIDDEGTLDIDDAISIQRVSEGFIVGVHISDVASYVPRWSRLDEEAKGRGETIYLPEGDIHMFPLELVRTKFSLTEGSPKKAISLLVLFDENLKIKHYRFTKSKIRVKRNLSYKNAEETLSGYEHGSKLIDIAFKLRKRRVESGAFILELPDLKIKLYENGNIEIRKNYMNTTAHRVVTEFMILMNWFAARFFKINDIPAIFRSQPDPISQEARELDEEDPLFPLKAVRFLRSSRIGNSPEPHMLLGLDVYVQVTSPIRRYLDLVLQRQLSSYLDGNGLYYTIEELESVFHFIEFGLREKKMVEKSRERYWVFKHIRSLQGENIKGIISSVTGSGASVYLPDYLMEVPISLSSEFVLNEGEPLKLTVVKADPIRKQVFLLPKIV comes from the coding sequence ATGATTAGAAAGATGCCTGTTGTTAATGAAGTGATTATATTCAGAAAAAGAAAGGATCTCTCATTGGGGTTGGCAAGGAAAAACGTTGCCGAGAAGCTATCAGTACTTACAGAAGACGGAAATGAGTTGGATCTTGATATGAAAAGGGTAGTACTATCAACCGGGATTAAGTGTGAGAATGAATCGAGTCTTTCAGAAAAAAAACTCAGACTTAGGGCAATCAGGAAACAGCTCGATGATCACAAAGCAACAGTAGATTTAAGAACACTCTGGGAATTTGTTTATGAATCATCAAATCCTTTAACCTTGGAGGAAATCATCCATATTTATTTCGGTGAAAGTAACAGTGGTAACATTGGTGACGATGAGGTACTTCTGCTTTTTTGGGCACTCGAAAAAGATGACATTTATTTCAGTAATAATGACAGCGGCGGTTATACGCCCAGAACAGCTGGGGAAGTAGAAGATACGGTTCAGCGTAAGGAGACCGAGAAGAAGAAGCTTGTTGAACGTGAAGTCGCCGTAAAATGGGCAAGGAGTATCATAAAAGGCTTAGATGGTGAAAGGGCGGAACCGAAATATATTGAAAGATACCTTGAGCTGATCAAGGGATATGTAGTGTATCTTGACAGATACGAAAAATCTGCCGACGCCAAATCATTTCTTTCCGAGATAGGTATAAGAAGTATAGAAGACGCAGTCGAATTTCTAATAAAAGCCGGAAAGTGGAATGAAGATGAAGATCCTTTGATTGAGAGACTGGGTCTCAAGTCCGGTTTTTCAGAACGGATAGCTGATGAAGTTTCAGCGATAATAAATCATAATACCGGTTTTGAAGGAAGAGAGGATCTAACTAGTCTTGAAACATTCACTATTGATGATGAGGGTACGCTTGATATAGACGACGCTATTTCAATACAGAGAGTCTCTGAAGGATTTATTGTTGGAGTTCACATTTCTGACGTTGCTAGTTATGTGCCCAGGTGGAGTCGTTTAGATGAAGAGGCAAAGGGTAGAGGTGAAACAATTTATCTTCCTGAAGGAGATATACACATGTTCCCGCTTGAATTGGTGAGAACTAAATTCAGCCTTACAGAGGGATCCCCGAAAAAAGCAATTTCACTCCTAGTCTTATTTGACGAAAATTTAAAAATTAAGCATTACAGGTTTACCAAATCGAAAATCCGTGTAAAACGGAATCTCAGTTACAAAAACGCGGAAGAAACCTTATCCGGATATGAGCATGGTTCCAAACTAATCGATATAGCCTTTAAACTCAGAAAAAGAAGAGTGGAATCGGGTGCCTTTATACTGGAGCTTCCCGATCTGAAAATTAAGTTATATGAGAATGGTAATATAGAAATCAGAAAGAATTATATGAATACGACAGCCCATAGAGTTGTAACCGAGTTTATGATTCTTATGAATTGGTTTGCGGCGAGGTTCTTCAAGATAAATGACATCCCTGCGATCTTTCGCTCGCAACCAGATCCTATATCTCAAGAAGCTAGGGAACTTGACGAAGAAGATCCATTGTTTCCTTTGAAGGCGGTGAGATTTCTCAGGTCCTCAAGAATTGGAAACTCACCGGAGCCGCACATGTTACTGGGGTTAGACGTCTATGTGCAGGTAACCTCTCCCATCAGGAGATATCTCGATTTGGTTTTGCAAAGGCAATTATCGAGCTATCTCGACGGGAATGGGTTGTATTACACAATAGAAGAGCTCGAGAGCGTATTCCATTTCATCGAGTTTGGGCTTCGTGAAAAAAAGATGGTTGAAAAATCAAGAGAAAGGTACTGGGTATTTAAACACATAAGAAGCCTTCAGGGAGAAAATATAAAGGGGATAATTAGCTCTGTGACTGGCTCCGGTGCTTCTGTTTATCTTCCGGATTACCTTATGGAAGTACCGATCTCTCTTAGTTCGGAGTTCGTTTTAAACGAAGGAGAGCCGTTGAAGCTAACGGTAGTTAAGGCCGATCCGATAAGGAAGCAAGTTTTTTTGCTCCCGAAGATAGTATGA
- a CDS encoding FAD-binding oxidoreductase: MFINKLTAIVIEKTIITDVLMVIKIKPNSSFVYRPGQYCTVGVNGTERPYSIVSAPYEEYLELFVELVPDGTLTPNLWNVNSGDMINIRPRAKGIFTLENNYDNHFMLATVTGVAPILSMIRDSLHHGLNSHRFYIIHGASFEKELAYRSELENLSRIHDNIFYIPTLSRPHDPENNRWQGETGRVNTIFYKYIDKFSLDHENTVIYACGHPGMIEDVKAQAREIGFRFKEEKYWRD, translated from the coding sequence ATGTTCATCAATAAATTAACAGCAATAGTAATTGAGAAAACGATCATTACAGATGTTCTCATGGTGATTAAGATTAAACCGAATTCTTCGTTTGTTTATAGACCAGGCCAATATTGTACGGTTGGTGTTAACGGAACCGAAAGACCATATTCTATAGTTTCAGCACCATATGAAGAATACCTAGAGTTATTTGTTGAGTTAGTACCAGACGGCACTCTGACCCCAAATTTATGGAACGTCAACTCTGGGGACATGATTAACATCCGACCAAGGGCAAAGGGAATATTTACCCTTGAAAACAATTATGACAACCATTTCATGCTAGCAACAGTTACTGGAGTAGCTCCCATACTAAGTATGATAAGAGATTCATTACACCATGGCTTGAATTCACATAGATTTTATATAATTCATGGAGCAAGTTTCGAAAAAGAACTTGCATACAGGAGTGAACTGGAGAACCTATCAAGGATACACGATAATATCTTTTATATACCTACACTTAGCAGACCCCATGATCCCGAAAATAATCGTTGGCAGGGTGAGACAGGCAGGGTTAATACCATTTTTTATAAATACATAGATAAATTTTCTCTCGATCATGAGAATACGGTAATATACGCCTGCGGGCACCCCGGAATGATAGAGGATGTTAAGGCACAGGCAAGGGAGATAGGATTCAGGTTCAAAGAGGAGAAATACTGGAGGGATTAA
- the ptsP gene encoding phosphoenolpyruvate--protein phosphotransferase, with amino-acid sequence MKENIAIERADYHLKIVHEISDLVNQAVGLNTILNGVVNKISDSLHFDVVSVYIWDDNNRELLLRSTRGLNIDPGNPVSLKPEEGLTGLVYETRRTLIAMPASGHPRYKYFEEIGEEEFESFIGVPIILQNKCLGVLVGQTKEKRLINPAEETLFQIIASRLAGLLEVADRLERIKPPSMIKHETITYQGKGVSGGFAYGKAYIFRGLFQHLQTDKLPSSSVREERSRLLKAFLNVENDLKTLINDLKAKSILSDSEIDIFKAQLLILKDSKFRNTILEKLEGKQITAEQAVVEGIESIAEHFEKLDDRYLKERAQDFRDIGEKILHDLMKSKGEEHLSHGISDGSIIVAHDLGPSFLAMLGKDKVSAIITEKGGETSHAVIIAKSFGIPAVVGIDNICNLLKPGDRLIVDGKTGFIFSNPDDSLITEYENNYRKLISLKQLIEREGASSDSDHFPIKLSANIAFPIDVEIAKQHKMRDVGLYRTEFTFAQFKKWPMVEEQIGIYENIAKHFEGYITIRTLDIGADKTVSYFDFPKEENPLLGLRAIRFSMEYLEHFREQIRAILLTAKKGHVIKILLPMISNIWEVETARSLIEEIGSEVGIISSELPKLGVMMEVPGMLYQFNDYKDLIDFVSVGTNDLIQYLLAVDRNSNVVGHLYSEFHPSVLRMLDDIFQNLASMGKETSICGEMAGTPTGALALVSLGYSNLSVSPSRAPVIRFLSKGINKGLLVDVRSKILGERKLSEIKGYLSDIVESIDPALLEF; translated from the coding sequence ATGAAAGAAAACATAGCAATCGAGAGGGCAGATTACCATCTTAAAATTGTTCATGAAATCAGCGATCTCGTAAATCAAGCGGTTGGACTGAACACCATACTAAATGGTGTCGTCAATAAGATTAGCGATTCGCTTCACTTCGATGTTGTCTCGGTTTACATTTGGGATGATAACAACAGAGAACTATTATTACGATCTACCAGAGGTTTGAATATAGATCCTGGGAATCCCGTAAGTTTAAAGCCCGAAGAGGGCCTTACAGGACTGGTCTACGAAACACGAAGAACATTGATTGCCATGCCGGCCTCTGGACACCCTCGTTATAAATATTTTGAAGAAATTGGCGAGGAAGAATTTGAAAGTTTCATAGGTGTTCCGATCATTCTTCAAAACAAGTGTTTGGGTGTTTTAGTGGGTCAGACAAAAGAGAAGAGGCTAATAAATCCAGCGGAAGAGACACTATTTCAGATCATCGCTTCAAGGCTTGCGGGACTCCTAGAAGTTGCCGATAGACTCGAAAGGATTAAACCACCTTCCATGATTAAACATGAAACGATCACTTATCAGGGGAAGGGTGTTTCCGGTGGATTCGCTTATGGGAAAGCGTACATTTTTAGAGGCCTTTTTCAACATTTACAAACCGATAAGCTACCCTCTTCTTCCGTACGAGAAGAAAGATCACGTCTGCTAAAAGCGTTTTTAAATGTAGAGAATGATTTGAAGACCCTCATAAACGATCTTAAAGCAAAAAGCATATTATCTGATAGTGAGATAGATATATTCAAGGCTCAGTTATTGATACTGAAGGATTCTAAATTTAGAAACACTATCTTAGAAAAGCTCGAGGGGAAACAGATCACAGCCGAGCAAGCTGTTGTAGAAGGAATAGAATCGATAGCAGAGCACTTTGAAAAGCTTGACGATAGATACCTAAAGGAACGAGCTCAAGACTTTCGTGACATCGGAGAAAAGATTCTACATGATCTTATGAAGTCAAAGGGAGAAGAACATTTATCACATGGAATCAGTGATGGTTCTATAATCGTTGCACATGATCTCGGTCCCTCATTCCTGGCAATGCTAGGTAAAGATAAGGTTTCGGCAATAATCACTGAAAAGGGAGGGGAGACTTCCCATGCTGTTATTATTGCAAAGTCTTTTGGGATTCCCGCCGTCGTGGGGATTGACAATATCTGTAACCTGCTAAAACCGGGCGACAGGCTCATTGTGGACGGAAAAACGGGATTTATCTTCTCAAACCCTGACGATAGTCTCATAACTGAATATGAGAACAATTATCGAAAGCTCATCAGCTTAAAACAATTAATTGAAAGGGAGGGGGCAAGCAGTGATAGTGATCATTTCCCCATAAAACTTTCTGCGAATATAGCGTTTCCGATTGATGTAGAAATAGCCAAGCAGCACAAAATGCGAGATGTTGGTCTTTATAGAACAGAATTTACATTTGCCCAGTTTAAAAAATGGCCAATGGTGGAGGAGCAGATAGGTATCTATGAAAATATAGCAAAACATTTTGAGGGTTACATAACGATCAGAACACTTGATATCGGTGCTGATAAGACCGTATCATATTTTGATTTTCCAAAAGAAGAAAACCCGCTGCTTGGTCTTAGAGCGATAAGATTCTCAATGGAATACCTTGAACATTTTCGCGAACAGATCAGAGCGATTTTATTAACTGCAAAAAAAGGTCACGTCATCAAAATTCTTCTTCCCATGATATCTAACATATGGGAGGTCGAAACAGCAAGGAGTCTGATTGAAGAGATAGGCAGTGAAGTTGGAATAATTAGTTCGGAATTACCTAAGCTGGGGGTGATGATGGAAGTACCCGGCATGCTTTATCAATTTAATGATTACAAAGACTTGATTGATTTTGTGTCTGTTGGCACTAACGATTTAATCCAATACCTTTTGGCCGTAGACAGAAACTCGAATGTAGTTGGCCACTTGTATTCTGAATTTCATCCTTCAGTTCTGAGGATGCTCGACGATATTTTTCAGAACTTGGCGTCCATGGGAAAGGAGACCTCAATCTGCGGAGAGATGGCAGGAACGCCTACCGGTGCACTGGCATTGGTTTCGCTCGGTTATAGTAATCTCAGCGTTTCTCCTTCTCGTGCACCGGTCATAAGATTTTTATCTAAAGGAATAAATAAAGGTCTTTTAGTGGATGTGCGATCTAAGATACTAGGCGAGAGGAAATTAAGTGAGATTAAGGGTTACTTGAGTGATATAGTTGAATCGATCGATCCAGCCTTGTTGGAGTTTTAG
- a CDS encoding site-2 protease family protein: MIKKVHVILFFVTLVTTFISGFFQGGSISSGISFSAALIFILGTHEMGHFLYGRKYGVNITPPYFIPAPPFISPIGTFGAFIKIKSPISTKRALFDIGIAGPLAGIIAAIPIIIVGIKLSTVVETTSKSLDHGLTLGSPLIFSLISDSIIGKIPEGYDLLLHPVAFAGWIGLFVTALNLIPAGQLDGGHIMYSIFSKKWHQRTSIIIILVLLLFGIGTKPIIQYFQSDLNATTLYNYKDIFDFEGWAGWLMWAVLLTFMGTKHPPTMYDDIQLDGKRKFFSLIALFIFIGCFTPMPIRI, encoded by the coding sequence ATGATCAAGAAAGTACATGTAATATTGTTTTTTGTAACCCTTGTTACGACTTTCATTTCCGGATTTTTTCAGGGTGGAAGTATATCTAGCGGGATATCGTTTTCTGCAGCCCTTATTTTCATTCTTGGTACACATGAGATGGGGCACTTTTTGTATGGAAGGAAATATGGAGTCAATATCACCCCGCCTTATTTTATCCCTGCTCCGCCCTTTATATCTCCCATCGGTACATTTGGTGCTTTCATAAAGATCAAATCTCCTATATCTACAAAAAGAGCATTGTTTGATATAGGAATAGCCGGACCGCTGGCTGGAATAATCGCGGCTATTCCCATTATTATTGTCGGCATAAAGCTATCAACAGTGGTTGAGACAACCAGCAAATCGTTAGACCATGGACTTACGCTTGGTTCTCCTCTGATATTTTCTTTAATTTCAGACAGTATAATCGGTAAAATTCCGGAGGGTTATGATCTTCTTCTTCATCCGGTGGCCTTTGCGGGTTGGATCGGTCTATTTGTAACTGCGCTTAATTTAATACCTGCCGGACAGCTTGACGGTGGACATATTATGTACTCTATTTTCTCGAAAAAGTGGCACCAGAGAACCTCGATCATTATTATCCTAGTCCTTCTTTTGTTCGGTATAGGCACAAAGCCGATAATTCAATATTTTCAGTCTGATTTAAATGCTACAACTCTGTATAACTACAAAGATATATTTGACTTCGAGGGATGGGCGGGATGGTTAATGTGGGCGGTTCTTTTGACGTTCATGGGCACAAAGCATCCTCCGACAATGTATGACGACATTCAGCTTGATGGAAAGAGAAAGTTTTTCAGCCTGATTGCTTTGTTTATATTCATTGGCTGTTTTACTCCTATGCCTATAAGGATTTAG
- a CDS encoding citrate synthase: MSKETLTITDNRTGQTYEIPIEQDTIRAIDLRQIKVSEGDFGMMSYDPAFSNTASCKSTITFIDGDRGILSYRGYPIEQLAEKSNYLEVAYLLLHGELPSTSEYEEWVYNITHHTFIHENIKKFMDGFRYDAHPMGMLLGTVGGLSTFYPEAKEIFDPKLREIQLHRLIAKMPTIAAFCYRHTVGQPYVYPDNDLSYTGNFLNMMFKMTETKYKPNPVIERAIDILFILHADHEQNCSTSAMRGVGSSLPDPYSSTAAAIAALYGPLHGGANEEVLNMLQEIGSKDKIPQYIKRAKEGEFRLMGFGHRIYKSYDPRARIIKQIAHEVFEVTGKNPLLDIALELERIALEDEYFVKRKLYPNVDFYSGLIYQSMGLPTSMFTVLFAIARTSGWLAQWKEMLQDEDRKIARPRQIYLGRARRDYIPIEERT, from the coding sequence GTGTCTAAAGAAACTCTAACTATCACCGATAATAGGACGGGTCAAACTTACGAGATTCCCATAGAACAGGATACTATTAGGGCAATCGATCTTCGCCAAATTAAGGTTTCAGAGGGGGACTTTGGCATGATGAGTTACGATCCGGCTTTTAGTAATACCGCCTCTTGTAAGAGCACGATAACTTTCATAGATGGAGATAGAGGAATTCTATCATATCGTGGGTATCCGATTGAGCAACTGGCGGAAAAAAGCAATTATTTGGAGGTCGCATATTTGCTTCTTCACGGGGAGCTTCCTTCGACGTCAGAATACGAAGAGTGGGTCTATAACATAACACATCACACGTTCATACATGAAAATATAAAGAAATTCATGGATGGTTTCCGCTACGACGCGCATCCTATGGGCATGCTCTTGGGAACGGTTGGCGGACTTTCAACCTTTTATCCTGAGGCAAAAGAAATATTCGATCCTAAATTGAGGGAGATCCAGCTTCACAGATTAATTGCAAAGATGCCGACGATTGCTGCATTCTGCTATCGACACACAGTAGGCCAACCATACGTGTATCCAGACAACGACCTCAGTTATACGGGCAATTTCTTGAATATGATGTTTAAGATGACTGAAACAAAATATAAGCCGAATCCCGTAATAGAAAGAGCCATAGATATATTGTTTATTCTTCATGCAGATCATGAACAAAACTGTAGTACAAGTGCCATGCGAGGTGTAGGGAGCTCGCTTCCAGATCCTTATTCCTCTACTGCGGCTGCGATCGCTGCACTCTATGGGCCACTACATGGTGGTGCGAATGAGGAAGTTCTCAATATGCTGCAAGAGATAGGATCTAAAGATAAAATTCCACAATACATAAAAAGGGCTAAGGAAGGTGAGTTCAGATTAATGGGGTTTGGACATCGGATTTACAAGTCTTATGATCCGAGAGCAAGAATAATCAAACAGATAGCCCATGAGGTCTTTGAAGTTACTGGTAAGAATCCATTGCTTGACATCGCATTGGAGTTGGAAAGAATAGCCCTTGAAGACGAATACTTTGTGAAACGAAAGCTCTATCCTAATGTGGATTTCTATTCTGGATTGATATATCAGAGCATGGGACTTCCAACAAGCATGTTTACAGTTCTATTCGCAATAGCACGTACATCCGGTTGGTTGGCTCAATGGAAGGAGATGCTCCAGGATGAAGATAGAAAGATTGCAAGACCTCGGCAGATATATCTCGGCCGCGCCAGAAGGGATTACATCCCAATAGAGGAAAGGACCTGA